A window of Sulfurimonas gotlandica GD1 contains these coding sequences:
- the rd gene encoding rubredoxin yields MAKKYICEVCDWIYDPVVGDPDGDIAPGTAFEDIPDDWVCPDCGTTKDDFIEYEED; encoded by the coding sequence ATGGCCAAGAAATATATATGTGAAGTATGTGACTGGATTTATGATCCTGTAGTTGGTGACCCAGATGGTGATATAGCACCTGGAACTGCATTTGAAGACATTCCTGATGATTGGGTTTGTCCTGATTGTGGAACGACTAAAGATGATTTTATAGAATATGAAGAGGATTAA
- a CDS encoding LysE family transporter: MILSFTEGFLLGLGAAVPLGPINILIMNEAVKKYKNGVMIGLGAMSSDIMYLFLIIFGLIAFFNQPYILNSLSLFGGAFLIYLAYAIFKNRDTKIGAPKEEVKESSCVKLYAKGFILTAINPYTIGFWLSVSGYIAGKELNPYIALLGMLSAILLWITLMPYLVHRTKHKISRRVSHWISIASAVILFGFGSVMIIKLIS, encoded by the coding sequence TTGATTTTATCATTTACAGAAGGCTTTTTATTAGGTCTTGGCGCGGCTGTGCCGTTGGGACCTATAAATATTCTTATTATGAATGAGGCTGTTAAAAAATACAAAAATGGTGTTATGATAGGACTTGGAGCGATGAGCTCTGACATTATGTATCTGTTTTTAATCATATTTGGACTGATAGCTTTTTTTAATCAGCCATATATTTTAAACTCACTTTCACTTTTTGGTGGAGCTTTTTTAATATATCTTGCATACGCTATTTTTAAAAATAGAGATACAAAGATTGGTGCACCAAAAGAAGAAGTAAAAGAGAGTAGTTGTGTAAAACTCTATGCAAAAGGTTTTATATTAACAGCTATAAATCCATACACTATAGGTTTTTGGCTAAGTGTGTCAGGTTATATAGCAGGCAAAGAGTTAAACCCTTATATAGCACTACTTGGAATGCTTAGTGCAATTTTACTATGGATAACATTAATGCCTTATCTGGTACATAGGACTAAGCATAAAATATCTCGCAGGGTATCACACTGGATCAGCATAGCATCTGCTGTGATTTTGTTTGGTTTTGGTTCAGTGATGATCATAAAACTTATTTCGTAA
- the rplM gene encoding 50S ribosomal protein L13 has protein sequence MKFTKIATSEQIDQKWILIDAEGKTFGRMITEVATILRGKNKTCWTPNIDCGDYVVIINASKAKFNGLGKIANKEYFSYSGYFGSTKSTKMTELLAKNPEKLYKLATRGMLPKTKLGAKMIKKLKIYAGAEHPHTAQLAK, from the coding sequence ATGAAATTTACAAAAATTGCAACTTCAGAACAAATCGATCAAAAATGGATTTTGATTGATGCAGAAGGTAAGACATTTGGTCGTATGATTACAGAAGTAGCTACTATACTTCGTGGTAAGAATAAGACTTGTTGGACACCGAACATTGACTGTGGTGACTACGTAGTTATCATCAACGCTTCTAAGGCTAAATTTAACGGTCTTGGTAAAATAGCTAACAAAGAATATTTTTCTTACTCAGGATACTTTGGTAGTACAAAGAGTACTAAAATGACTGAGCTTTTAGCGAAAAATCCAGAGAAACTATACAAATTAGCTACTCGTGGTATGCTTCCTAAAACTAAGCTTGGTGCTAAAATGATTAAAAAATTAAAAATTTATGCAGGTGCTGAGCATCCTCACACTGCACAACTTGCTAAGTAA
- the rpsI gene encoding 30S ribosomal protein S9, with product MAKIYATGRRKASIAKVWLTPGTGNITINGLSLDAWLGGLEAKKLRVKQPLALTKQDTSVDIVANTLGGGFGGQADALRHGISRALVAFNPELKAILKPEGMMTRDSRVVERKKPGKRKARRSRQFSKR from the coding sequence ATGGCAAAAATATACGCAACAGGTCGTCGTAAAGCTTCAATAGCAAAAGTGTGGTTAACACCAGGTACAGGTAACATTACAATCAATGGTCTTTCTTTAGACGCATGGTTAGGTGGACTTGAAGCTAAAAAACTTCGTGTTAAGCAACCACTTGCTTTAACTAAACAAGATACTTCAGTTGATATCGTTGCTAACACTTTAGGTGGTGGTTTCGGTGGTCAAGCTGATGCTCTTCGTCATGGTATTTCTCGTGCACTAGTTGCTTTTAACCCAGAGTTAAAAGCTATACTAAAGCCAGAAGGTATGATGACTCGTGATTCACGTGTTGTTGAACGTAAGAAGCCAGGTAAGCGTAAAGCTCGTCGTTCTCGTCAGTTCTCTAAACGTTAA
- a CDS encoding DUF945 family protein — protein sequence MKKILIALIVIVGVIALLPIVGNKVADEVLNERVSLLTSNGLELKNDVTESSYLSTKKHYEFLLSDAPKFIEYLNQYSDAQIPPYIEAMISGVVVGVDIEHSNFPLSSKLLVDIYPLTLPTTITDELKQENLDFYNYIDKLLQGKGVLYHMNYYIADGLFDGYIKNIDAEYTFDNGSKMIFQLLDATYYGDGTLIAPKNLQTSISKILIRADESGKGITFEINDLTSASTFESQSTYASSAAMKSMSIVVQDAKSSKVEAAIEDIKVNISSNTQGKKAEFYVKSSLAKMKINSKDANIVASGFNYDLSLNGVDKDSYEEFRILTSHVNANYSPDFEQKIQASVTKLLSKGLSLSVADLSMKKILIENKKTIDGFSIMARIVLKEDSDLAKKLKSSPMSIANNLNIASTIKFSKDFYALVNKEAPITSLAGGLAREDGNNLVFEIKLNNGKLTVNEKAIN from the coding sequence ATGAAAAAAATTCTCATTGCTCTCATAGTAATCGTTGGAGTAATAGCACTTCTTCCAATAGTAGGTAATAAAGTTGCAGATGAGGTTTTAAATGAGAGAGTATCACTTTTAACTTCTAATGGACTGGAGTTAAAAAACGACGTTACAGAGTCTTCATATCTTAGTACTAAAAAACACTATGAGTTTTTACTCTCAGATGCTCCTAAATTTATAGAGTATCTAAATCAATACTCAGATGCTCAAATACCTCCATACATAGAAGCAATGATATCTGGTGTAGTTGTTGGTGTAGATATCGAGCACAGTAACTTCCCTCTTAGCTCTAAACTGTTAGTAGATATATATCCTTTAACACTTCCTACAACTATTACAGATGAACTAAAACAAGAAAATCTTGATTTCTATAACTACATAGATAAGCTACTCCAAGGAAAAGGAGTTTTATACCATATGAACTACTATATAGCTGATGGACTTTTTGACGGTTATATTAAAAACATAGATGCAGAGTATACTTTTGATAATGGCAGTAAGATGATTTTTCAACTATTAGATGCTACTTATTATGGAGATGGCACTTTAATCGCTCCAAAAAATTTACAGACTAGCATCTCAAAAATTCTTATTAGAGCTGATGAGTCTGGGAAAGGTATAACTTTTGAGATTAATGATCTGACATCTGCTTCCACTTTTGAATCACAAAGTACTTATGCGTCTAGTGCTGCAATGAAGAGTATGTCAATTGTTGTTCAAGACGCTAAGAGTTCTAAAGTGGAAGCTGCTATTGAAGATATAAAAGTAAATATATCTTCAAATACTCAGGGTAAAAAAGCAGAGTTTTATGTAAAAAGCTCACTAGCAAAGATGAAAATAAATTCAAAAGATGCAAACATAGTAGCATCTGGCTTTAATTATGATCTGTCTTTAAATGGTGTAGATAAAGATTCATATGAAGAGTTTAGAATATTAACTTCTCATGTAAATGCAAATTACTCTCCTGATTTTGAGCAGAAGATTCAAGCTTCAGTCACTAAGTTATTATCAAAAGGTTTATCACTTAGTGTCGCTGATTTGTCAATGAAGAAGATATTGATAGAGAACAAAAAAACAATTGATGGGTTTAGTATTATGGCAAGAATAGTTTTAAAAGAAGATTCTGATTTAGCTAAAAAGTTAAAATCTTCTCCGATGAGTATAGCTAACAATCTTAACATAGCATCTACTATCAAGTTCTCAAAAGATTTTTACGCTCTTGTAAACAAGGAAGCACCAATCACTAGTTTGGCTGGTGGATTAGCACGAGAAGATGGCAATAACCTTGTTTTTGAGATTAAACTCAATAACGGGAAATTGACTGTTAATGAAAAAGCTATAAATTAA
- a CDS encoding peptide-binding protein: MKYILLLFLSINLFASTLHLATSANPSRLNPLLATDSSSSEIAGFLFNGLVKFDKDSSTIIGDLAKEFYYENDTTLIFKLHENVTWHDGAKFSAKDVLFTYQTLISPQVVSPYSSEFRFVKSVEVIDLYTLRVTYKHPYFKALETWMMGILPEHILKDEKNLMNAKFNIDPIGTGPYKLHQLEHSKNIVLVAFDDYFKGRTKIDRISFHVIADPMTRFLMLKSSALDVGGIEPMQYERQLDPDFFDKFNIYEEISHSYTYLGFNLRREKFQNPKVREALSLAIDRQEIVNILFFKHAKVCTGPFLPRTKAFNPDVKAPIQNIQMAKKLLSEAGYGEKNPFTFEIVTSNSSAVRPYAAQILQHQLKQAGVIVTLRVMEWQAFLNMVVFPNKFDSVLLGWGLSSTPDPYLFWHSDNDKQGGFNLIGYKNPKIDKMIEESQSIIDREKLSQLWQDMFKMIVEDNPYLFLYIPNSITTVNKNIKNVEPSLSGIWHNYIKWEKE; the protein is encoded by the coding sequence GTGAAGTATATATTACTGCTCTTTTTATCTATAAACCTGTTTGCCTCAACATTGCATCTTGCAACGTCGGCAAACCCATCTAGGCTAAACCCACTTTTAGCAACTGATTCTAGTTCATCTGAGATAGCAGGATTTTTATTTAACGGACTTGTTAAGTTTGATAAAGACTCTTCGACGATTATTGGTGATTTGGCAAAAGAGTTTTACTATGAAAATGATACGACACTAATTTTTAAACTTCATGAAAATGTTACTTGGCACGATGGAGCTAAGTTCAGTGCTAAAGATGTTCTTTTCACATATCAGACTTTAATATCACCACAAGTAGTTTCGCCATACAGTTCAGAGTTTAGATTTGTTAAAAGTGTTGAAGTGATAGATTTATATACTCTAAGGGTAACATATAAGCATCCCTACTTTAAAGCTTTAGAAACATGGATGATGGGAATCTTGCCTGAACATATTTTAAAAGATGAAAAAAACTTGATGAATGCAAAGTTTAATATAGACCCAATAGGTACAGGGCCATATAAACTTCATCAACTAGAACACTCAAAAAATATAGTGCTTGTTGCCTTTGATGACTACTTTAAAGGAAGAACGAAGATAGATAGAATCTCTTTTCATGTGATAGCCGACCCTATGACTCGCTTTTTGATGTTAAAGTCATCAGCCTTAGATGTCGGCGGTATTGAACCGATGCAGTATGAGAGACAATTGGACCCAGACTTTTTTGATAAGTTCAATATTTATGAAGAAATTAGCCATTCATATACGTATCTAGGCTTTAATCTTAGACGTGAAAAATTTCAAAATCCAAAGGTTAGAGAAGCACTTTCACTTGCAATAGATAGACAAGAGATAGTAAATATTCTATTTTTTAAACATGCAAAGGTTTGTACCGGGCCATTTCTTCCTAGAACTAAAGCGTTCAATCCGGACGTAAAAGCACCTATTCAAAATATACAAATGGCTAAAAAGCTTTTAAGTGAAGCTGGCTACGGCGAGAAAAATCCATTTACATTTGAGATAGTTACATCAAACTCTAGTGCAGTTAGGCCATATGCTGCACAAATACTTCAACATCAGCTCAAACAAGCAGGAGTCATTGTAACATTAAGAGTAATGGAGTGGCAGGCATTTTTAAACATGGTAGTATTTCCAAATAAGTTTGACAGTGTCCTTTTGGGCTGGGGACTCTCATCAACGCCTGATCCATATCTATTTTGGCATAGTGATAATGACAAGCAAGGTGGCTTTAATCTCATAGGATATAAAAATCCAAAAATAGACAAGATGATAGAAGAATCACAGAGTATAATAGACAGAGAAAAGTTATCACAACTTTGGCAGGATATGTTTAAGATGATTGTTGAAGATAACCCATATCTGTTCTTGTACATTCCTAACTCAATAACAACTGTAAATAAAAATATAAAAAATGTAGAGCCGAGCCTGAGTGGCATCTGGCATAACTATATAAAATGGGAGAAAGAGTAG